The following are encoded in a window of Sphaerisporangium siamense genomic DNA:
- a CDS encoding S9 family peptidase produces MSSDTPPVAKKVPAERTHHGDTVIDDYAWLADKEDPDTVAYLEAENAFTQDQTGHLKDLQEAVFQEIKSRTLETDLSVPTRKGGWWYYSRTEEGKQYGIQCRVRATGDTPPELKAGEPLAGEEVLLDGNELAGDSPFFAMGTSAVSPDGAVLAYSTDFNGNERFTLRFKRLDTGEALLDEIPNIFYGGSWSADGSAFFYTIVDDAWRPYRLFRHIIGTAAEEDVLVYEEPDERFWIGVGLTRSERYIVLSAGSKITSEVRVLDADYPTGEFAVVRPRETGVEYSIDHAGDRFLILHNRHARNFEIASAPIDDPGTWTPLVEHREDTRLLDVDAFSDHVVVHFRKDGLTGIRVLPEDGEPYEIPFPEPIHTAEPAGNPEFHSRRLRLAYTSMVTPPSVYDYDLASRELILLKRRPVLGGYDPEDYEQFREWAVADDGTRVPVSIVSRKGTSRPAPTVLYGYGSYETSIDPSFSVARLSLLDRGLVFAVAHVRGGGEMGRRWYEEGRLTNKRNSFGDFVAVARHLKSSGWSSEIVARGGSAGGLLMGAAVNLAPEEFSGVVAEVPFVDALNTILDPSLPLTVIEWDEWGDPLHNPNVYAYMKSYTPYENIVDRTYPPILAITSLNDTRVLYHEPAKWVARLRATAAGGPFLLKTEMGAGHGGRSGRYDAWREEAFTLSWILDRVNAAEAKVDTEEKR; encoded by the coding sequence GTGAGCAGCGACACGCCTCCCGTGGCGAAGAAGGTTCCGGCCGAGCGGACCCATCACGGCGACACCGTGATCGACGACTACGCATGGCTGGCGGACAAGGAAGATCCCGACACGGTCGCCTACCTGGAGGCCGAGAACGCCTTCACCCAGGACCAGACCGGGCATCTCAAGGACCTGCAGGAAGCCGTCTTCCAGGAGATCAAGAGCCGCACCCTGGAGACCGACCTCTCCGTCCCGACCCGCAAGGGCGGCTGGTGGTACTACTCGCGGACCGAGGAGGGCAAGCAGTACGGCATTCAGTGCCGTGTGCGGGCCACCGGGGACACCCCGCCGGAGCTCAAGGCCGGCGAGCCGCTCGCCGGCGAGGAGGTCCTGCTGGACGGCAACGAGCTGGCCGGCGACAGCCCGTTCTTCGCGATGGGCACCTCGGCGGTCAGCCCGGACGGCGCCGTGCTGGCCTACTCGACGGACTTCAACGGCAACGAGCGCTTCACGCTGCGGTTCAAGCGGCTGGACACCGGGGAGGCGCTCCTCGACGAGATCCCGAACATCTTCTACGGCGGCTCCTGGTCCGCCGACGGCTCGGCGTTCTTCTACACGATCGTGGACGACGCCTGGCGTCCGTACCGCCTGTTCCGCCACATCATCGGGACGGCGGCCGAGGAGGACGTGCTGGTCTACGAGGAGCCGGACGAGCGGTTCTGGATCGGCGTCGGCCTCACGCGCAGCGAGCGCTACATCGTGCTGAGCGCGGGCAGCAAGATCACCAGTGAGGTGCGGGTCCTCGACGCCGACTACCCCACCGGCGAGTTCGCGGTGGTGCGCCCGCGCGAGACCGGTGTGGAGTACTCGATCGACCACGCGGGCGACCGTTTCCTGATCCTGCACAACCGGCATGCCCGCAACTTCGAGATCGCGTCCGCGCCCATCGACGATCCGGGCACGTGGACGCCGCTGGTCGAGCACCGGGAGGACACCCGGTTGCTGGACGTGGACGCGTTCTCCGACCACGTGGTGGTGCACTTCCGCAAGGACGGCCTCACGGGCATCCGGGTGCTGCCCGAGGACGGCGAGCCGTACGAGATCCCCTTCCCCGAGCCGATCCACACCGCCGAGCCCGCGGGGAACCCCGAGTTCCACAGCCGCAGGCTGCGGCTGGCGTACACCTCGATGGTGACGCCGCCGTCGGTGTACGACTACGACCTCGCCTCGCGTGAGCTGATCCTGCTGAAGCGGCGCCCGGTGCTCGGCGGGTACGACCCGGAGGACTACGAGCAGTTCCGCGAGTGGGCGGTGGCGGACGACGGCACGCGGGTGCCGGTGTCGATCGTGTCGAGGAAGGGGACGTCCCGTCCGGCGCCGACGGTGCTGTACGGCTACGGCAGCTACGAGACCTCGATCGACCCGTCGTTCTCGGTGGCGCGGCTGAGCCTGCTGGACCGCGGCCTGGTGTTCGCGGTCGCCCACGTCAGGGGCGGGGGCGAGATGGGGCGCCGGTGGTACGAGGAGGGCCGGCTCACCAACAAGAGGAACTCGTTCGGCGACTTCGTCGCGGTGGCGCGGCATCTGAAGAGTTCCGGCTGGTCGAGCGAGATCGTCGCGCGCGGCGGCTCGGCCGGGGGGCTGCTGATGGGGGCGGCGGTGAACCTGGCGCCCGAGGAGTTCTCCGGTGTGGTGGCCGAGGTGCCGTTCGTGGACGCGCTGAACACGATCCTCGATCCGTCGCTGCCGCTCACGGTCATCGAGTGGGACGAGTGGGGCGATCCGCTGCACAATCCGAACGTCTACGCGTACATGAAGTCGTACACGCCGTATGAGAACATCGTCGACCGGACATACCCTCCCATTCTCGCCATCACCAGCCTCAACGACACCCGCGTCCTCTACCACGAGCCCGCCAAGTGGGTGGCCCGGCTCCGGGCCACCGCCGCC
- a CDS encoding TetR/AcrR family transcriptional regulator C-terminal domain-containing protein, with product MTKVNREIVVSEALGLLDEVGLDTVSTRRLAKRLGVEQPALYWYFRTKKDLLAAMAEAAMAPHAATPLPTPDDDWRDWFLDNTRSFRRTLLMRRDGARLHAGSTPANDLDRIRRKMDFLITSGVPERDAQMAMLAASRFTVGSVLEEQADAGSGDGSDQPADMPVIDYESAFEAGLTLILDGLVHRTGM from the coding sequence GTGACCAAGGTGAACCGTGAGATCGTCGTCTCCGAAGCGCTCGGCCTACTCGACGAGGTCGGGCTGGACACGGTCAGTACGCGGCGGCTGGCGAAGCGGCTGGGCGTCGAACAGCCCGCCCTCTACTGGTACTTCCGCACCAAGAAGGACCTCCTCGCCGCCATGGCGGAGGCGGCGATGGCACCGCATGCGGCCACCCCGCTGCCGACGCCCGACGACGACTGGCGCGACTGGTTCCTGGACAACACGCGAAGCTTCCGGCGCACCCTGCTGATGCGCCGGGACGGCGCACGCCTCCACGCAGGCAGCACCCCTGCCAACGACCTCGACCGGATCCGCCGCAAGATGGACTTCCTGATCACCTCCGGAGTGCCTGAGCGGGACGCCCAGATGGCGATGCTGGCCGCCAGCCGTTTCACGGTCGGCAGTGTCCTGGAGGAACAGGCGGACGCCGGCTCCGGCGACGGCTCAGATCAACCAGCGGACATGCCCGTGATCGACTACGAGTCAGCGTTCGAGGCCGGCCTGACCCTCATCTTGGACGGCTTGGTGCACCGCACCGGGATGTGA
- a CDS encoding FAD-dependent monooxygenase — protein sequence MANGSGARPLRVLVAGGGIAGQALAFWLTRGGHRVTVVERFPALRATGAQVDLRGQGIEAVERMGLLDAVRGKLVDEAGVAFVDARGRVKATIMANTSGRGRQTLTSEYEIMRGDLIRILHDASKDDTEYVFGVSVDGFEQDEQKVIARFSDGSSGEFDLLVGADGQGSRIRQAILPAGCDPYWRLGIHMAYWFIPRIASDSNIRDTYMVPGGRQVMRRSHNPTETQVYFVMREESAEASAIHRESVERQRKFWASRFRDAGWQTERFIDGMQTSPFFYSQEIVQVRTDTWSKGRVVLVGDAAHCASPYSGMGTSGGLVGAYVLASEINRHPDDLPTALANYASVLRPFVDEIQGEVNPRLLRLGMPMTQRAIDVFQAATALACFLHVPDLAARFSKEDRGGSWRLSENPAPISGV from the coding sequence ATGGCCAACGGATCGGGGGCACGCCCCCTGCGGGTCCTTGTCGCCGGCGGCGGGATAGCGGGCCAGGCGCTGGCTTTCTGGCTCACGCGGGGCGGCCACAGGGTGACCGTCGTCGAACGCTTTCCGGCGCTGCGGGCCACCGGGGCGCAGGTCGATCTCCGGGGACAGGGCATCGAGGCCGTCGAGCGGATGGGGCTTCTTGACGCCGTCCGCGGCAAGCTGGTGGACGAGGCGGGTGTCGCCTTCGTCGACGCGCGCGGCAGGGTCAAGGCGACGATCATGGCCAACACCTCCGGCCGTGGCCGGCAGACCCTCACCTCCGAGTACGAGATCATGCGCGGTGACCTGATACGCATCCTGCACGACGCGTCGAAGGACGACACCGAGTACGTCTTCGGCGTGAGCGTGGACGGCTTCGAGCAGGACGAACAGAAGGTCATCGCGCGCTTCTCCGACGGCTCCTCCGGCGAGTTCGACCTCCTGGTCGGCGCGGACGGGCAGGGATCGCGCATCCGGCAGGCGATCCTCCCTGCGGGCTGCGACCCGTACTGGCGGCTCGGCATCCACATGGCCTACTGGTTCATCCCGCGCATCGCGTCCGACAGCAACATCCGGGACACCTACATGGTCCCGGGTGGCCGTCAGGTCATGCGCCGCAGCCACAACCCGACCGAGACGCAGGTGTACTTCGTGATGCGGGAGGAGTCCGCGGAGGCCTCGGCGATCCACCGGGAATCCGTCGAGCGTCAGCGGAAGTTCTGGGCGAGCAGGTTCCGCGACGCTGGCTGGCAGACCGAGCGCTTCATCGACGGCATGCAGACGAGCCCCTTCTTCTACTCCCAGGAGATCGTCCAGGTTCGCACCGACACCTGGTCCAAGGGCCGCGTGGTCCTGGTCGGCGACGCCGCCCACTGTGCCTCCCCTTACAGCGGCATGGGAACCTCCGGCGGCCTGGTCGGCGCCTACGTCCTAGCCAGCGAGATCAACCGGCACCCGGACGATCTGCCGACCGCACTGGCGAACTACGCCAGCGTGCTGCGGCCCTTCGTCGACGAGATCCAGGGCGAGGTGAATCCGCGCCTCCTGCGCCTGGGCATGCCGATGACCCAGCGTGCGATCGACGTCTTCCAAGCCGCCACCGCGCTGGCCTGCTTCCTGCACGTCCCCGATCTCGCCGCGCGCTTTTCGAAGGAGGACCGCGGCGGCAGCTGGCGGCTTTCCGAGAACCCGGCTCCGATCAGCGGCGTCTGA